Proteins encoded in a region of the Saccharothrix ecbatanensis genome:
- the leuS gene encoding leucine--tRNA ligase, whose product MSTVAADETPAFRYTAELAGEIEQRWQQHWEERGTFHAPNPVGPLKGDVPDDKLFVQDMFPYPSGAGLHVGHPLGFIGTDVFARYHRMTGRNVLHTMGFDAFGLPAEQYAVRTGQHPRKTTEENIQTYLRQIRSLGLGHDERRRISTIDPGYYKWTQWIFLQIFNSWYDTAAGKARPIAELEAEFASGERPTPDKPWAELTGAERQKLLGQYRLAYLSEAPVNWCPGLGTVLANEEVTADGRSERGNFPVFRRSLRQWMMRITSYSDRLIDDLDRLDWPEKVKAMQRNWIGRSHGARVKFAVEGSSADIEVFTTRPDTLFGATYMVLAPEHPLLDVITSADRVEEIAAYRREVARKSELDRQENKEKTGVFTGAHATNPVNGAQIPVYVADYVLMGYGTGAIMAVPGQDQRDWDFAKAFDLPIIRTVRPPADFDGEAYTGVGPAINSSHESGVSLDGLDVPEAKKKIIAWLEEQGRGEGTVQYKLRDWLFSRQRYWGEPFPIVYDEDGAPIAVPESMLPIELPDVDDYSPRTFDPEDANSEPSPPLSRAQDWVTVELDLGDGPRKYRRETNTMPNWAGSCWYQLRYVDPTETERFVNPENERYWLGPRTGEHGESDPGGVDLYIGGVEHAVLHLMYARFWQKVLFDLGHVSGDEPYRRLFNQGYIEAYAYTDARGTYVPAEQVDERDGKFFFEGEEVRREYGKMGKSLRNVVTPDEMCAKYGADTFRLYEMSMGPMDVSRPWATKDVVGAQRFLQRLWRNLVDETTGALRVTDVDPGEEALRLLNKTIAGVHEDFVHLRYNTAGAKLIELNNYVTKHFSGGAPRVLAEPLVLMLAPLSPHIAEELWSRLGHDESLAHGPFPKADEKYLVEDTVEYPIQVNGKVKARIVVSASASADEVQAAALADEKVAELLNGGTPRKVIVVPGRLVNVVL is encoded by the coding sequence ATGAGCACCGTCGCGGCGGACGAGACGCCCGCCTTCCGCTACACCGCCGAGCTGGCGGGCGAGATCGAGCAGCGGTGGCAGCAGCACTGGGAGGAGCGCGGCACCTTCCACGCGCCGAACCCGGTCGGGCCGCTCAAGGGTGACGTCCCGGACGACAAGCTGTTCGTCCAGGACATGTTCCCGTACCCGTCGGGCGCCGGCCTGCACGTCGGCCACCCGCTGGGCTTCATCGGCACCGACGTGTTCGCCCGGTACCACCGGATGACCGGCCGCAACGTGCTGCACACGATGGGCTTCGACGCGTTCGGCCTGCCCGCCGAGCAGTACGCGGTGCGGACCGGCCAGCACCCGCGCAAGACCACCGAGGAGAACATCCAGACCTACCTGCGGCAGATCCGCTCCCTGGGCCTGGGCCACGACGAGCGCCGCCGGATCTCCACCATCGACCCGGGTTACTACAAGTGGACCCAGTGGATCTTCCTGCAGATCTTCAACTCCTGGTACGACACCGCGGCGGGCAAGGCCCGGCCGATCGCCGAGCTGGAGGCGGAGTTCGCCTCGGGTGAGCGGCCGACGCCGGACAAGCCGTGGGCCGAGCTGACCGGCGCGGAGCGGCAGAAGCTGCTGGGGCAGTACCGCCTGGCGTACCTGTCCGAGGCCCCGGTGAACTGGTGCCCCGGTCTGGGCACCGTGCTGGCGAACGAGGAGGTCACCGCGGACGGCCGCAGCGAGCGCGGCAACTTCCCGGTGTTCCGGCGTTCCCTGCGCCAGTGGATGATGCGGATCACCTCGTACTCGGACCGGCTGATCGACGACCTGGACCGGCTGGACTGGCCGGAGAAGGTCAAGGCCATGCAGCGCAACTGGATCGGGCGCTCGCACGGCGCGCGGGTCAAGTTCGCGGTCGAAGGCTCGTCCGCGGACATCGAGGTGTTCACGACGCGGCCCGACACGCTGTTCGGCGCGACGTACATGGTGCTGGCGCCCGAGCACCCGCTGCTGGACGTGATCACGTCCGCCGATCGGGTCGAGGAGATCGCGGCGTACCGGCGCGAGGTGGCCCGCAAGTCCGAACTGGACCGGCAGGAGAACAAGGAGAAGACCGGCGTCTTCACCGGCGCGCACGCGACGAACCCGGTCAACGGCGCGCAGATCCCGGTGTACGTCGCGGACTACGTGCTGATGGGGTACGGCACCGGCGCGATCATGGCGGTGCCGGGCCAGGACCAGCGCGACTGGGACTTCGCCAAGGCGTTCGACCTGCCGATCATCCGGACCGTGCGGCCGCCGGCGGACTTCGACGGCGAGGCGTACACCGGTGTCGGGCCGGCCATCAACTCCAGCCACGAGAGCGGCGTCAGCCTGGACGGGCTGGACGTCCCCGAGGCGAAGAAGAAGATCATCGCCTGGCTGGAGGAGCAGGGCCGGGGCGAGGGCACCGTGCAGTACAAGCTGCGCGACTGGCTGTTCTCGCGTCAGCGGTACTGGGGTGAGCCGTTCCCGATCGTGTACGACGAGGACGGCGCGCCGATCGCCGTGCCGGAGTCGATGCTGCCGATCGAACTGCCCGACGTGGACGACTACTCGCCGCGGACGTTCGACCCGGAGGACGCGAACTCCGAGCCGTCACCCCCGCTGTCCCGGGCGCAGGACTGGGTCACCGTCGAGCTGGACCTGGGCGACGGGCCGCGGAAGTACCGGCGCGAGACCAACACCATGCCCAACTGGGCGGGTTCGTGCTGGTACCAGCTGCGGTACGTGGACCCGACGGAGACGGAGCGGTTCGTCAACCCGGAGAACGAGCGGTACTGGCTGGGCCCGCGCACCGGCGAGCACGGCGAGTCCGATCCGGGTGGTGTGGACCTGTACATCGGCGGTGTGGAGCACGCGGTGCTGCACCTGATGTACGCGCGGTTCTGGCAGAAGGTGCTGTTCGACCTGGGTCACGTGTCCGGTGACGAGCCGTACCGGCGGCTGTTCAACCAGGGTTACATCGAGGCGTACGCGTACACCGACGCGCGCGGGACGTACGTGCCCGCCGAGCAGGTGGATGAGCGCGATGGCAAGTTCTTCTTCGAGGGCGAAGAGGTGCGCCGCGAGTACGGCAAGATGGGCAAGAGCCTGCGGAACGTCGTGACGCCGGACGAGATGTGCGCGAAGTACGGCGCGGACACGTTCCGGCTGTACGAGATGTCGATGGGCCCGATGGACGTGTCGCGGCCGTGGGCGACGAAGGACGTCGTCGGCGCGCAGCGGTTCCTGCAACGGCTGTGGCGGAACCTGGTCGACGAGACCACGGGCGCGCTGCGGGTCACCGACGTGGACCCGGGCGAGGAAGCGTTGCGGCTGCTGAACAAGACGATCGCCGGTGTGCACGAGGACTTCGTGCACCTGCGGTACAACACGGCGGGCGCGAAGCTGATCGAGCTGAACAACTACGTCACCAAGCACTTCTCCGGTGGCGCGCCGCGCGTCCTGGCCGAGCCGCTGGTGCTGATGCTGGCGCCGTTGAGCCCGCACATCGCCGAGGAGCTGTGGTCGAGGCTGGGTCACGACGAGTCGCTGGCGCACGGGCCGTTCCCGAAGGCGGACGAGAAGTACCTGGTCGAGGACACGGTGGAGTACCCGATCCAGGTCAACGGCAAGGTGAAGGCGCGGATCGTGGTGTCCGCCTCGGCGTCGGCGGACGAGGTCCAGGCGGCGGCGTTGGCGGACGAGAAGGTGGCCGAGCTGCTGAACGGCGGCACACCGCGCAAGGTGATCGTGGTGCCGGGCCGACTGGTGAACGTGGTGCTGTAA
- a CDS encoding esterase-like activity of phytase family protein, translating to MRLRSCLAVVGVAATLISTAPVATATPAAIATAAPQVRFLGQTTLPHGLQFEGTTVGGLSGVDRDPRTGEYVLISDDRSYTNPARFYTAALTVDESGVHDVRITGTRALLHEDGGTYSSPPQNDGRTVDPEEIRVDPVTGDYWWSQEGERPKTTGPVVVQPSIQQARRDGSYAGSLPLPANYAITPDRGPRRNLALEAITFSARGALITSVVEGPLLQDGDLPTEDRGALTRLTVQGRDGTVVTQHAYPLEPLFAAPEPGPWGPDTGVPAILADQTVPGRYYALERSWVPGADYKVRLFQVDIAGTSDVQDQDVLDDSVRPVRKKLLADLHDFPLPVIDNVEGLTWGPRLPSGERTLLLVSDDNFAAEEFTRFIALAVR from the coding sequence ATGAGACTTCGATCTTGCTTGGCCGTGGTGGGCGTCGCCGCCACGCTCATCTCGACCGCGCCCGTCGCCACCGCCACTCCCGCCGCCATCGCCACCGCCGCGCCGCAAGTCCGCTTCCTCGGCCAGACGACCCTGCCGCACGGCCTCCAGTTCGAGGGCACCACGGTCGGCGGCCTGTCCGGCGTCGACCGCGACCCGCGCACCGGCGAGTACGTCCTGATCAGCGACGACCGCTCGTACACGAACCCGGCCCGGTTCTACACCGCCGCGCTCACGGTCGACGAGTCCGGCGTGCACGACGTCCGCATCACCGGCACGCGGGCACTCCTCCACGAGGACGGCGGCACGTACTCGTCCCCGCCGCAGAACGACGGCCGCACCGTGGACCCGGAGGAGATCCGGGTCGACCCGGTCACCGGCGACTACTGGTGGAGCCAGGAGGGCGAGCGACCCAAGACCACCGGCCCGGTCGTGGTCCAGCCGTCCATCCAGCAGGCCCGCCGGGACGGCTCGTACGCGGGCAGCCTCCCGTTGCCCGCCAACTACGCCATCACCCCCGACCGCGGCCCGCGCCGCAACCTCGCCCTGGAAGCGATCACGTTCTCGGCCCGCGGCGCGCTCATCACCAGCGTGGTCGAGGGCCCGCTCCTCCAGGACGGCGACCTGCCCACCGAGGACCGGGGCGCGCTCACCCGCCTCACCGTGCAGGGCCGTGACGGCACCGTCGTGACCCAGCACGCCTACCCGCTGGAACCGCTGTTCGCCGCACCCGAGCCCGGCCCGTGGGGCCCGGACACCGGCGTGCCCGCGATCCTCGCCGACCAGACCGTGCCCGGTCGCTACTACGCCCTCGAACGCAGCTGGGTGCCCGGCGCCGACTACAAGGTCCGCCTCTTCCAGGTCGACATCGCCGGCACGTCGGACGTTCAAGACCAGGACGTCCTCGACGACTCCGTGCGCCCGGTCCGCAAGAAGCTCCTCGCCGACCTGCACGACTTCCCGCTGCCCGTGATCGACAACGTCGAAGGCCTCACCTGGGGCCCGCGACTGCCCTCCGGCGAACGCACCTTGCTGCTGGTCAGCGACGACAACTTCGCGGCCGAGGAGTTCACCCGGTTCATCGCGCTTGCGGTGCGCTGA
- a CDS encoding SdpI family protein — protein sequence MNIVLPVVLGLIGVAFGTVGFLGVRGLLHRNRFFGVRTKAALRDDETFALANKVAGVPNVTAGAIALVAAVAAAVTPALALVIGLVGLIGSLVLAGAGGVLGHRAAEAMPKQAPAGCGGCACSTGGGCGVLTRAGV from the coding sequence GTGAACATCGTGCTGCCTGTGGTGCTGGGTCTGATCGGCGTCGCCTTCGGGACGGTCGGTTTCCTGGGCGTGCGTGGCCTGCTGCACCGGAACCGCTTCTTCGGCGTGCGCACCAAGGCCGCGCTGCGCGACGACGAGACGTTCGCGCTGGCCAACAAGGTCGCCGGCGTGCCGAACGTGACCGCGGGCGCGATCGCCCTGGTGGCGGCCGTCGCGGCGGCGGTGACCCCGGCGTTGGCGCTGGTCATCGGCCTGGTCGGCTTGATCGGCAGCCTCGTGCTCGCGGGTGCGGGCGGCGTGCTGGGCCACCGTGCGGCCGAGGCCATGCCCAAACAGGCTCCCGCGGGTTGCGGCGGCTGCGCTTGCTCCACCGGCGGCGGCTGCGGCGTACTCACGCGCGCCGGCGTTTGA
- a CDS encoding YqgE/AlgH family protein: protein MHSVRPDADVEPGSLLVAAPSLTDANFRRTVVYVIDHRGEGTLGVVLNRPSEVAVHDVLPAWGPHVTRPQAVYIGGPVEQKTALCLAALRTGENVAALDGVVGVHGPVALVDLDADPDALVAKVRGMRVFAGYSGWGEGQLGNEISRGDWIVVKGLPDDVLTPPNVDLWGRVLRRQGMPTALLATYPTDIRRN, encoded by the coding sequence ATGCACAGCGTGCGCCCTGATGCCGACGTCGAACCGGGTTCCCTGCTGGTCGCGGCACCGAGCCTGACCGACGCCAATTTTCGCCGGACCGTGGTCTACGTCATCGACCACCGGGGCGAAGGCACCCTCGGGGTGGTGCTGAACCGGCCGAGCGAGGTCGCCGTGCACGACGTCCTGCCCGCGTGGGGACCGCACGTGACCCGGCCGCAGGCGGTGTACATCGGCGGGCCGGTGGAGCAGAAGACGGCGCTGTGCCTGGCCGCGTTGCGCACCGGTGAGAACGTGGCGGCACTCGACGGAGTGGTCGGCGTACACGGTCCGGTGGCGTTGGTGGACCTGGACGCGGATCCGGACGCCCTGGTGGCGAAGGTGCGCGGGATGCGGGTGTTCGCGGGCTACTCGGGTTGGGGCGAGGGCCAGCTGGGCAACGAGATCTCGCGCGGTGACTGGATCGTGGTGAAGGGCCTGCCGGACGACGTCCTCACCCCGCCGAACGTCGACCTCTGGGGCCGCGTCCTGCGCCGTCAGGGCATGCCGACCGCTCTACTGGCGACCTACCCCACCGACATCCGCAGGAATTGA
- a CDS encoding MFS transporter: MTTAGSTAAKHHLGVRKLLAVPDFRRLLASRLAAQWGDGLFQAGLAGAVLFNPERHADPLAVAAGFAVLLLPYSVVGPFAGALLDRWDRRRVLVVANLTRALFILLTAAAVGAGLEGVPLYASALFVTGVSRFVGSGLSASLPHVVDSDHLVEANAFVTTLGALTAVLGAGCAVGLRAILGSGDGGSAWTTTFAIAGSLGAAFLASRFARGVLGPDEVDEPSRTVTAVAMGLLDGARAAWRAPSVAAGLLALLAHRAGFGMSLLLTLLLMRNSFTDYGPLKAGMAGLGEVAIAGGAGILLAGLVTDRVVDVLGRRGTVCGALLLASATQLGLGLPMLLPTILAASFFLTFAGQVVKLCVDAAVQGDIGDEVRGRVFALYDTLFNVTQVAAVTAAAAVVPLDGRSPGLVIAATVSYLLGLFGYLMLTKRSPR; encoded by the coding sequence GTGACCACTGCCGGCAGCACCGCGGCGAAGCACCACCTCGGTGTCCGGAAGCTCCTCGCGGTACCCGACTTCCGCAGGTTGCTGGCCTCGCGGCTGGCAGCCCAGTGGGGTGACGGCCTGTTCCAGGCCGGTCTCGCGGGCGCGGTCCTGTTCAACCCGGAGCGCCACGCCGACCCGCTCGCCGTCGCGGCCGGGTTCGCCGTGCTGCTGCTCCCGTACTCCGTGGTCGGGCCGTTCGCGGGCGCCCTGCTGGACCGGTGGGACCGCCGCCGGGTGCTGGTCGTGGCGAACCTCACGCGCGCGCTCTTCATCCTGCTCACCGCCGCGGCCGTCGGCGCCGGGCTGGAGGGCGTGCCGCTGTACGCCTCCGCCCTGTTCGTCACGGGGGTGAGCCGGTTCGTCGGCTCCGGCCTGTCCGCGTCCCTGCCGCACGTCGTCGACAGCGACCACCTGGTCGAGGCGAACGCGTTCGTCACCACGCTCGGCGCGTTGACCGCCGTGCTCGGCGCGGGCTGCGCGGTGGGGCTGCGGGCGATCCTGGGTTCGGGTGACGGCGGCTCGGCCTGGACCACGACGTTCGCCATCGCGGGCTCGCTCGGGGCCGCTTTCCTGGCGTCCCGCTTCGCGCGTGGCGTCCTCGGGCCGGACGAGGTGGACGAGCCCAGCCGGACCGTCACCGCCGTCGCCATGGGTCTGCTGGACGGCGCACGGGCCGCGTGGCGTGCGCCGAGCGTGGCCGCCGGCCTGCTGGCACTGCTCGCGCACCGGGCCGGGTTCGGCATGTCGCTGCTGCTCACGCTGCTGCTGATGCGCAACTCGTTCACCGACTACGGGCCGCTCAAGGCGGGCATGGCCGGGCTCGGCGAGGTGGCGATCGCGGGCGGCGCGGGCATCCTGCTGGCGGGACTGGTGACCGACCGGGTGGTGGACGTGCTCGGCCGGCGCGGCACGGTCTGCGGCGCGCTGCTGCTGGCCTCGGCGACCCAGCTCGGCCTGGGTCTGCCCATGCTGCTGCCCACCATCCTGGCCGCGTCGTTCTTCCTCACGTTCGCGGGTCAAGTGGTGAAGCTGTGCGTGGACGCGGCCGTGCAGGGCGACATCGGCGACGAGGTCCGCGGCCGGGTGTTCGCCCTGTACGACACGCTGTTCAACGTCACGCAGGTAGCCGCCGTCACCGCCGCGGCGGCCGTCGTCCCGCTGGACGGCCGGTCACCCGGCTTGGTGATCGCCGCGACGGTGTCGTACCTGCTCGGCCTGTTCGGCTACCTCATGCTGACCAAGAGGTCACCGCGGTAG
- a CDS encoding response regulator transcription factor, with product MNAWGLSEGGTRAHGLDALTDRQRAVLRCLARGLADHEIARVLALSQHQVGAVVSEILRALNLRDRMAAVVYAHETGIIRLPLPR from the coding sequence ATGAATGCTTGGGGACTGTCCGAGGGGGGCACCCGGGCACACGGGTTGGACGCGTTGACCGACCGGCAACGCGCGGTGTTGCGCTGCCTGGCACGGGGGCTCGCCGATCACGAGATAGCGAGGGTGCTGGCGCTGAGCCAGCACCAGGTGGGGGCGGTGGTGTCGGAGATCCTGCGGGCGCTGAACCTGCGCGACCGGATGGCCGCGGTGGTCTACGCCCACGAAACCGGGATCATCCGACTACCGCTACCGCGGTGA
- a CDS encoding CCA tRNA nucleotidyltransferase gives MSGPVTSTAAGQDNAVVELLSALPVAEDLAARFTAAGHRLYLVGGSVRDAMLGRLSGDLDFTTDARPPQIMALVKGWADAIWDTGIAFGTVGATKHGQTVEITTFRADAYDGVTRNPEVTFGDTIEGDLVRRDFTVNAMAYDVVNRQLIDPTDGRAALKAKVLDTPATPQESFSDDPLRMLRAARFVSQLGFTVAPRVLDAMAAMSGELSRITAERVQVELSKLLTGAYPRAGVELMVEAKLADVVLPELPAMKLEIDEHHQHKDVFHHSLVVLDQAIDLEDGPEPDLVLRLAALLHDIGKPDTRRFEEGGGVSFHHHEVVGAKMVRKRLRALKYSKEIVEDVANLVYLHLRFHGYGSGEWTDSAVRRYVTDADHLLTRLHKLVRADCTTRNKRKANALQRTYDDLERRIERIAAEEDLNRVRPDLDGNEIMRLLGLPPGPMVGKAWKFLKELRLDRGPLDHDEAVAELLAWAREEGVEPPRD, from the coding sequence GTGTCCGGACCCGTCACCTCCACCGCCGCTGGGCAGGACAATGCCGTGGTGGAACTGTTGAGCGCCCTCCCCGTCGCCGAAGACCTGGCCGCCCGCTTCACCGCGGCGGGTCATCGCCTCTACCTGGTGGGCGGCAGCGTGCGGGACGCCATGCTCGGCAGGCTCTCCGGCGACCTGGACTTCACCACCGACGCCCGCCCGCCGCAGATCATGGCGCTGGTCAAGGGCTGGGCGGACGCGATCTGGGACACCGGCATCGCGTTCGGCACGGTCGGCGCGACCAAGCACGGGCAGACCGTCGAGATCACCACGTTCCGCGCCGACGCCTACGACGGCGTGACCCGCAACCCCGAGGTGACGTTCGGCGACACCATCGAGGGCGACCTGGTCCGGCGTGACTTCACCGTCAACGCGATGGCCTACGACGTGGTCAACCGACAGCTCATCGACCCGACCGACGGGCGCGCGGCGCTGAAGGCCAAGGTGCTCGACACGCCCGCGACGCCGCAGGAGTCGTTCTCCGACGACCCGCTGCGGATGCTGCGCGCGGCCCGGTTCGTGTCCCAGCTCGGCTTCACCGTGGCGCCGCGCGTCCTCGACGCCATGGCGGCCATGTCCGGCGAGCTGTCCCGCATCACCGCCGAACGCGTGCAGGTCGAGCTGTCCAAGCTGCTCACCGGCGCGTACCCGCGTGCGGGGGTCGAGCTGATGGTGGAGGCCAAGCTCGCCGACGTCGTGCTGCCCGAACTGCCCGCGATGAAGCTGGAGATCGACGAGCACCACCAGCACAAGGACGTGTTCCACCACTCGCTGGTCGTGCTCGACCAGGCCATCGACTTGGAGGACGGACCCGAGCCGGACCTGGTCCTGCGGCTGGCCGCGCTGCTGCACGACATCGGCAAGCCGGACACCCGGCGGTTCGAGGAGGGCGGCGGTGTGTCGTTCCACCACCACGAGGTGGTCGGCGCGAAGATGGTCCGCAAGCGTTTGCGCGCCCTCAAGTACTCGAAGGAGATCGTCGAGGACGTCGCCAACCTCGTGTACCTCCACCTGCGGTTCCACGGTTACGGCAGCGGCGAGTGGACCGACTCGGCGGTGCGCCGGTACGTCACCGACGCCGATCACCTGCTGACCCGGCTGCACAAGCTGGTCCGGGCCGACTGCACCACCCGGAACAAGCGGAAGGCCAACGCGCTCCAGCGGACGTACGACGACCTGGAGCGCCGGATCGAGCGGATCGCCGCCGAGGAGGACCTGAACCGGGTCCGGCCGGACCTCGACGGCAACGAGATCATGCGCCTGCTCGGCCTGCCGCCGGGTCCGATGGTCGGCAAGGCGTGGAAGTTCCTCAAGGAGCTGCGCCTGGACCGCGGTCCGCTGGACCACGACGAGGCGGTCGCCGAGCTGCTGGCGTGGGCGCGCGAGGAAGGCGTCGAGCCGCCTCGTGACTGA
- a CDS encoding NUDIX hydrolase has protein sequence MPQSSGRSGGPKPRRRNRRRGRRLKTVDETSAGGLVLDFEQHVAAVIGRLDRRGRLLWSLPKGHIEAGETAEQTAVREVAEETGIHSRVLRPLGSIDYWFVAEDRRVHKTVHHFLLEALGGELSDEDVEVTEVAWVPLGELDDRLAYADERRLVRRAAELLSEYQTDGAESA, from the coding sequence ATGCCCCAGTCGTCCGGTCGCTCCGGCGGTCCCAAGCCGAGGCGCCGGAACAGGCGTCGTGGCCGGCGGCTGAAGACGGTCGACGAGACGTCCGCGGGCGGATTGGTGCTGGACTTCGAGCAGCACGTCGCCGCGGTGATCGGGCGGCTGGACCGACGCGGCCGGTTGTTGTGGTCGCTGCCCAAGGGGCACATAGAAGCTGGTGAGACCGCGGAGCAGACCGCGGTGCGCGAAGTCGCCGAGGAGACCGGTATTCATAGCAGGGTGCTGCGACCGCTCGGCTCGATCGACTACTGGTTCGTGGCCGAGGACCGGCGGGTGCACAAGACCGTCCACCACTTCCTCCTGGAAGCGCTGGGCGGCGAGCTTTCCGACGAAGACGTGGAGGTCACCGAGGTGGCGTGGGTGCCCCTTGGCGAACTGGACGACCGGCTCGCCTACGCGGACGAGCGTCGACTGGTGCGCCGAGCCGCCGAACTGCTCTCCGAGTACCAGACGGACGGGGCGGAGTCGGCGTGA
- a CDS encoding DUF6049 family protein, which translates to MKRLLAALAAAGVLVVTTGAPAPAAPYDGERLPVRPAPATQVWSTRALTGQPGQQSQVFLRLDVEEMTPRVVTAAGPETITISGQVVNVSDRAIKDIELRLERGDPLTIEDDVRKALREPTDAEVVQPYFTRIADRLERNESKPFTLTVPLRAGADPTALRISEPGIYPILANINGVPDYGGRARLAALSTLLPVLAMPGGTGPSVPANPAKITLLWPLADRPRLVSTGPTVLTDDELAGSIAMGGRLYGLLKAYESALASPLGAGVCLTVDPDLLRTVAAMGEGYEVRGQGAGKGAGEAGLWLAQLRLLVAGRCVIALPDADADLVALSRAQLTELTDLALDGAEVVRQILGVQPTQGLTWPEDGVLDQQSLASLTAQGVTSLVIDQAAVAGTPGTGPVRLDAAADRPVTAVRVDGMVSDALRGAAATRPVAGVTTPSETRPVSVQNALAALTFRAGFQDTGQNVVIAPPRRWNAPTGEVRTLLQTTNSLIEGGFATPTALGSLLEPAPQQPATLSYPVESGAREVPPTVTAAIGESWRRVQQLSEAMRQEDAESAAPADLVDPLRLDLLRAASGAWRGDEEGARASLAIGRERIDALQSQVSVTEPNSPILLGSGDSPIPLSIKNRLDVRVTVRIVIEDTPGIVAKESTNIELPARGDRLVRIPVEVQRSGRFPVHVRLVTPSGVELGGRARLEVSSSAYGTITVVITCLAGAALVLLSARRIYRRVRAAKAAAAQVPDDASGVTPPERSSTS; encoded by the coding sequence GTGAAACGGCTGCTGGCCGCACTCGCGGCGGCGGGGGTCCTCGTCGTGACGACGGGCGCCCCGGCGCCGGCCGCGCCCTACGACGGCGAGCGACTGCCCGTCAGACCGGCGCCCGCGACCCAGGTGTGGTCGACCAGGGCGCTGACCGGCCAACCGGGCCAGCAGTCGCAGGTCTTCCTGCGCTTGGACGTCGAGGAGATGACCCCCCGGGTGGTCACCGCGGCCGGTCCGGAGACGATCACCATCTCGGGCCAGGTTGTCAACGTCAGCGACCGGGCGATCAAGGACATCGAGCTGCGCCTGGAGCGCGGTGATCCGCTGACCATCGAGGACGACGTCCGCAAGGCGTTGCGCGAGCCGACCGACGCGGAGGTCGTGCAGCCGTACTTCACCCGGATCGCGGACCGCCTGGAGCGCAACGAGTCGAAGCCGTTCACGCTCACCGTCCCGCTGCGCGCCGGCGCCGACCCGACCGCGCTGCGGATCAGCGAGCCGGGCATCTACCCGATCCTGGCCAACATCAACGGCGTGCCCGACTACGGCGGTCGGGCCCGGCTGGCCGCGTTGAGCACCCTGCTCCCGGTGCTCGCGATGCCGGGCGGCACGGGGCCGAGCGTGCCCGCGAACCCCGCCAAGATCACCCTGTTGTGGCCGCTGGCCGACCGGCCGCGGCTCGTCTCCACCGGCCCGACCGTGCTCACCGACGACGAGCTGGCGGGCTCGATCGCCATGGGCGGTCGACTGTACGGCCTGCTCAAGGCGTACGAGTCGGCGCTGGCCAGCCCGCTGGGCGCGGGTGTCTGCCTGACCGTCGACCCGGACCTGCTGCGCACGGTCGCCGCCATGGGCGAGGGCTACGAGGTGCGCGGGCAGGGCGCGGGCAAGGGCGCCGGTGAGGCAGGGCTGTGGCTCGCCCAGCTGCGCCTGCTGGTCGCCGGACGCTGCGTGATCGCGTTGCCCGACGCGGACGCCGACCTGGTCGCCCTGTCCCGGGCCCAGCTCACCGAGCTGACCGACCTCGCGCTGGACGGCGCCGAGGTGGTCCGCCAGATCCTCGGCGTGCAGCCGACCCAGGGCCTGACCTGGCCCGAGGACGGCGTGCTCGACCAGCAGTCGCTCGCCTCCCTCACCGCGCAGGGCGTCACGTCGCTGGTGATCGACCAGGCGGCCGTCGCCGGCACGCCCGGCACCGGTCCCGTCCGGCTCGACGCCGCGGCCGATCGACCGGTCACGGCGGTGCGCGTAGACGGCATGGTGTCCGACGCGTTGCGCGGCGCGGCGGCGACCAGGCCGGTCGCGGGCGTGACCACGCCGAGCGAGACCAGGCCGGTGTCGGTGCAGAACGCGCTGGCCGCGCTGACCTTCCGGGCCGGCTTCCAGGACACCGGCCAGAACGTGGTCATCGCGCCGCCGCGTCGGTGGAACGCGCCGACCGGTGAGGTCCGCACGCTGCTCCAGACGACGAACTCGCTGATCGAAGGCGGGTTCGCCACCCCGACGGCGCTCGGATCGCTGCTGGAGCCCGCGCCGCAGCAGCCGGCGACGTTGAGCTACCCGGTCGAGTCGGGCGCGCGCGAGGTGCCGCCCACGGTGACCGCGGCGATCGGCGAGTCGTGGCGTCGGGTGCAGCAGCTGTCCGAGGCGATGCGGCAGGAGGACGCCGAGTCCGCCGCCCCGGCCGACCTGGTCGACCCGCTGCGGCTGGACCTGCTGCGCGCGGCGTCCGGGGCGTGGCGCGGTGACGAGGAGGGGGCGCGCGCGTCGTTGGCGATCGGCCGTGAGCGGATCGACGCGTTGCAGAGCCAGGTCTCGGTGACCGAGCCGAACAGCCCGATCCTGCTCGGCTCCGGCGACAGCCCGATCCCGCTGTCGATCAAGAACCGGCTGGACGTGCGGGTCACCGTGCGGATCGTGATCGAGGACACGCCGGGCATCGTGGCCAAGGAGTCGACCAACATCGAGCTGCCCGCGCGCGGCGACCGCCTGGTGCGGATCCCGGTCGAGGTGCAGCGGTCCGGGCGGTTCCCGGTGCACGTCAGGCTGGTCACGCCGAGCGGTGTGGAGCTGGGCGGGCGGGCCCGGCTGGAGGTGTCGTCCTCCGCGTACGGGACGATCACCGTCGTCATCACCTGCCTGGCCGGCGCCGCGTTGGTGCTGCTGTCCGCCCGGCGCATCTACCGTCGGGTCCGGGCGGCGAAGGCCGCCGCCGCGCAGGTGCCGGACGACGCCAGCGGGGTCACGCCGCCGGAGAGGTCGAGCACGAGTTGA